A region from the Arvicola amphibius chromosome 12, mArvAmp1.2, whole genome shotgun sequence genome encodes:
- the C12H19orf84 gene encoding uncharacterized protein C19orf84 homolog has protein sequence MEELKDEASCSGDSLSLPLAGTEARSVSATPALPPSLLSTLDPAHLGLPEQLAAVTVPIRLDTLSYLLHTALLGTYKFQQSLPPCSCSASAQPYHISPDTARRPARKWDQASGGWEVQRRPSRGRDRGRSRGQSRWCPGRDKELERSMAGGSRAGPKTQPMTPLSQDGQKEAGALEPSPPPAPLSEDWETDY, from the exons ATGGAAGAGCTAAAAGATGAGGCTTCGTGCAGTGG GGACAGCCTTTCTCTGCCGTTAGCGGGAACTGAGGCACGGTCTGTGTCAGCTACCCCAGCCCTACCACCCTCGCTTCTGAGCACCCTAGACCCAGCCCACCTGGGACTCCCTGAGCAACTGGCCGCTGTGACTGTCCCCATCCGCCTGGACACTCTGTCTTACCTCCTACACACTGCCCTGCTGGGGACCTACAAGTTCCAACAGTCCCTACCCCCTtgctcctgctctgcctctgcgCAGCCATATCACATCTCACCAGACACAGCCAGGAGGCCTGCCAGGAAATGGGACCAGGCCTCTGGGGGCTGGGAGGTTCAGCGCAGGCCTTCCAGGGGCAGGGACAGGGGTAGGAGCCGGGGCCAGTCCCGATGGTGTCCTGGGAGAGACAAAGAGTTGGAGAGGAGCATGGCAGGAGGCTCTAGGGCTGGCCCCAAGACCCAGCCAATGACACCACTATCCCAGGATGGGCAGAAGGAAGCTGGAGCCCTGGAACCATCCCCACCTCCAGCGCCTTTGTCTGAAGACTGGGAGACAGACTACTAG
- the Etfb gene encoding electron transfer flavoprotein subunit beta → MAELRALVAVKRVIDFAVKIRVKPDKSGVVTDGVKHSMNPFCEIAVEEAVRLKEKKLVKEVIAVSCGPAQCQETIRTALAMGADRGIHVEVPGAQAESLGPLQVARVLAKLAEKEKVDLLFLGKQAIDDDCNQTGQMTAGLLDWPQGTFASQVTLEGDKIKVEREIDGGLETLRLKLPSVVTADLRLNEPRYATLPNIMKAKKKKIEVIKPGDLGVDLTSKVSVISVEEPPQRLAGVKVETTEDLVAKLKEVGRI, encoded by the exons ATGGCGGAGCTGCGCGCGCTCGTGGCTGTCAAGAGGGTCATCGACTTCGCTGTGAAG ATCCGGGTAAAGCCTGACAAGTCAGGAGTGGTCACCGATGGCGTGAAGCATTCCATGAACCCTTTCTGTGAGATCGCAGTGGAGGAGGCTGTGCGGCTCAAAGAGAAGAAGCTGGTAAAGGAGGTCATTGCTGTCAGCTGTGGCCCCGCCCAATGCCAG GAGACCATCCGCACTGCTCTGGCCATGGGTGCAGACAGAGGCATCCATGTGGAGGTGCCAGGGGCACAGGCAGAAAGCTTAGGCCCTTTACAGGTGGCCCGGGTCCTCGCCAAGCTGGCTGAGAAGGAGAAGGTGGACCTTTTGTTCCTGGGCAAGCAG GCCATTGATGACGACTGTAACCAGACAGGTCAGATGACAGCTGGACTTCTGGACTGGCCGCAG GGCACATTCGCCTCTCAGGTGACACTGGAGGGAGACAAGATAAAAGTGGAGCGGGAAATCGATGGGGGTCTGGAGACCCTACGCCTGAAGCTGCCATCTGTGGTGACTGCCGACCTGAGGCTCAATGAGCCTCGCTATGCCACCCTGCCCAACATCATG AAAGCCAAGAAGAAGAAGATTGAAGTGAtcaagcctggagacctgggtGTAGACCTGACCTCCAAGGTCTCTGTGATCAGTGTGGAGGAGCCCCCTCAACGCTTGGCAGGAGTCAAGGTGGagaccacagaggacctggtggcCAAGTTGAAGGAGGTGGGGCGGATCTGA
- the Lim2 gene encoding lens fiber membrane intrinsic protein, translating to MYSFMGGGLFCAWVGTILLVVATATDHWMQYRLSGSFAHQGLWRYCLGSKCFLQTESIAYWNATRAFMILSALCATSGIIMGVLAFAQQSAFTRLSRPFSAGIMFFASTLFVLLALAIYTGVTVSFLGRRFGDWRFSWSYILGWVALLMTFFAGIFYMCAYRMHECRRLSTPR from the exons ATGTACAGCTTCATGGGTGGCGGCCTCTTCTGTGCCTGGGTGGGGACCATCCTGTTGGTGGTAGCCACAGCAACGGACCACTGGATGCAGTACCGGCTGTCGGGGTCCTTCGCACACCAGGGCCTGTGGCGTTACTGCCTGGGCAGCAAGTGCTTCCTACAGACGGAGAGCATTG CATATTGGAATGCCACCAGGGCTTTCATGATCCTGTCTGCCCTGTGTGCCACCTCGGGCATCATCATGGGCGTCCTAGCCTTTGCACAGCAGTCTGCCTTCACCCGCCTTTCCAGGCCCTTCTCCGCTGGCATCATGTTTTTTGCCTCCA CTCTTTTCGTCCTGTTGGCCTTGGCCATTTACACTGGAGTCACTGTCAGCTTCCTCGGCCGCCGCTTTGGGGACTGGCGCTTTTCATGGTCTTACATCCTGGGCTGGGTGGCCCTGCTCATGACCTTCTTTGCAG GAATTTTCTACATGTGTGCGTACCGGATGCATGAGTGCCGGCGTCTATCCACCCCACGCTGA
- the Cldnd2 gene encoding claudin domain-containing protein 2 has product MGVKRSLQTGGNLLNLLTSILTVLSTATNYWIRQQGGHSGLWQECTHGICSNIPCQNTLAVTAACMVLAATFSIVSLGMGMRIRCQEGESLRSQNAIVLLFLSGLLLMVALTGYTAKNAWKPEVFFSWSYFFGWLALPFSFLAGFCFLLADMIMQSTEAISGFPVCL; this is encoded by the exons ATGGGGGTGAAGAGGAGCCTTCAGACTGGAGGCAATTTGCTGAATCTCTTGACCAGCATCCTCACTGTACTGTCCACTGCTACCAACTACTGGATACGACAGCAGGGGGGCCACAGTGGTCTGTGGCAGGAATGTACCCATGGGATCTGCTCCAACATTCCCTGCCAGA ACACTCTGGCAGTGACTGCAGCATGCATGGTGTTGGCAGCAACCTTCAGTATCGTATCTTTGGGGATGGGGATGAGGATTCGGTGTCAAGAGGGCGAGTCACTGCGTAGCCAGAACGCCATTGTCTTACTTTTTCTCAGCG GACTGCTGCTGATGGTTGCACTGACTGGATACACTGCAAAGAAtgcctggaagccagaagtctTCTTCTCCTGGTCCTACTTTTTCGGATGGCTGGCTTTACCCTTCTCGTTTCTTGCGG GCTTCTGCTTTCTGCTGGCGGACATGATCATGCAGAGCACCGAAGCCATCAGCGGGTTCCCAGTGTGCCTGTGA
- the Nkg7 gene encoding protein NKG7 yields the protein MEPCRSLALFAVFLGLTSSLIALSTDFWIVATGPNFSSHSGLWPKTHEIQVAGYIHVTQSFCILAALWSLVSVGFLILSYTPALSLPGRGPLVSTVMAFAAALSIIVAMAVYTSNRWSQTPFPQVQTFFSWSFYLGWVSSILFLCAGGLSLGAHCTTPRAGYETL from the exons ATGGAGCCCTGCCGGTCCCTGGCTCTGTTTGCTGTCTTCCTGGGCCTGACTTCTTCTCTGATTGCTCTGAGCACTGACTTCTGGATAGTGGCCACAGGCCCCAACTTCTCTTCCCACAGCGGCCTCTGGCCAAAGACACATGAGATCCAGGTAGCAG GTTATATCCATGTGACACAGAGCTTCTGTATCCTGGCTGCCCTGTGGAGCCTGGTGTCCGTGGGCTTCCTGATTTTGTCTTACACTCCAGCCCTATCCCTCCCAGGCCGTGGCCCTTTGGTGTCAACTGTCATGGCTTTTGCTGCAG CTCTCTCCATAATAGTGGCCATGGCAGTGTACACCAGTAATAGATGGAGCCAGACTCCATTTCCGCAGGTCCAGACATTCTTCTCGTGGTCCTTTTATCTGGGCTGGGTCTCCTCTATCCTCTTCCTCTGTGCAG GCGGCCTGAGCCTGGGTGCTCACTGCACAACCCCCCGGGCTGGGTACGAAACCTTATGA